The Branchiostoma floridae strain S238N-H82 chromosome 3, Bfl_VNyyK, whole genome shotgun sequence genomic sequence CTGACAGTATGATGGTACATAGCATGCCCACGCACATAAGAACtagcggggccgaagtgtcctcggcctgGGGCCGAAGAGTCCTCGgcctggggccgaagtgtcctggacttgaGGCCGAAGTGTCCgagccgaagtgtccatgtgacgaactgtcctgataccgATACCGAAAATTCTTGACATATACCCCAGGTATATGTCAAGAACCGCTGGAAGGTTTGCAGTGTTTTCGGTAGGTGGGTGATGTGGGGATGGTCCAGGTAGACTTTGAGCCCCCTGTTGGttgaccttgatactgcagcagcgCATTTCGTGTTATATCTTTGCACCTGTAGTGCTGTGGTGCACCTGtagttgatttttttattagttACAAGTTTCAACTGAAAACGAATGCATTACAGTTTACAAGTTAGTGTGCTTGCCTGTTTGTCCTGATATATAAAGTGGCAATACATGGGAGTGGTGTAGAGGGATACTTAGAGAATTGGTTTGGATCGTGTCCGTCCAATTGCTGAAAGCCAGGAAGTTATTACGCACAAGTGTATTGACTCTAGCCTGATTACCATCCTCCTTATAGTGACCACTGGTTCAATAGTTTCGATTGCTAACCGCAGTTAGTATGACTCGTGGCTACACTCACACAGCAATGTCAGACCGTTACTGCATTCATTTTCAGTTGAAACTTGTAACTctataaaaaaattcaactaCATGTGCACCACAGCACTACAGCTGCAAAGATATAACACTTTAAACTTGTAAATAATGTTTAGCCAATTTTACCAAGACTtatttgtacaggtttgataaTGTGCAGCGAATGACAAATTATAATGTTTGCTTTCTATAAATAATGATTATTCATACTTCACACCACTCAAGATAATGACAGTCTTGCATGAACATGTGCGTATGTACCAGCGCTTTAACCCTATCATGTTATATGGGTGGTCTTAAAAATCATGCATTTCCACAGTTGACTATTGCATTTAAACTTGTATCAGCATTATATTATAAACACAAAACAATTCATTACTAGCAAAAAAAATGTGGCAGGGAAAGGTTGCCAATGTGCATTTCGTACACatagaatacaaaatataaGAAGGAGTCTTTAATGATATCCCAACCTAAATACCTTCCTAAAGTCAAATAACCATCACATATACTCTAATAGGAATACATAGTCAGAGCTTTGATAAATATGGcgataatgatgataaattaAGATTACATGCAAGTAAGAAATCAAACGTTTAACATTAACACGCTGTCGAAACACActgatttatatatacatatatatatatatatatagagagagagagagagagtatacAACCTCGGTTCGTTTAGTCTCTCTATTCCACTTTCCCCCTCTCTCTATCTATATATtacacgaaaaaaaaaatgtaccgtTTTCTTTTGAATCCATTTTTCGCTATCAATTAACGTTACTGTATACTGCTCGCTCTTCTTTATCTGGATCTACAGATGGATAGTGATCAAAAAGTGATCCACACCGTagaattatcatttttatcgTACAATTCTCCCAAATAACCACCGCCTCCATATcttaaaaattaaaataaataaacataaaaatggTACTACCCCTCAAAGGTTGTCAGAAATCGCTTTTCCTCGAGTCTTAATTACGTCATAACTGTATCAAATGGAGACTACAAGAAGATCACACAGCAGTGATGTCGTTCTCGCGATCTCTGTTGTTCCGCTTATGATTGGACTCATTCGCATCTAGATGAGACATCGCTGGGGTTCCTGAGGGTCGATTTTTGTCCTCTCGCCTCTGAAAATTTAAGGTTATTTACTTCAATATCATATCTATGTATCAACAGGGTTTTTTAATAGACAACGTATGGAATAAAGTTACAGCAAacactagagttcggcgacctcatacctccattaaatattcAAGCTTTTGTAAATCTTATGCAAAggacttgcacattttcatgatgcATGCATGgggatgttcatcattgactaacatacaaaATTCCCATAATTAATCATTGAGCAAATGTCATTGCAATTTTCGcatgtattatgcaaatcagttcctaattagcatatttggcatctgcttatgttccatctatcaaaatttacatttgttacatttattaaagtcaagttattgaaatgatggaattatacaatttcctcattaattatgcaaatagtgtcctcatttgcataacctgtatatcattatgaacatctttgcctaagctacctgcatgtctaaaatgatggcaatccatcattcctctctgcagttatcttctttggaatgtcttgacaaaaatacccctgcagttccaaaattaaatgttagggggctgaaacttggccCACTatgtcatgacgctgaaagctgtctaccacccaattgtcaagaccatatcatttCCGGGACAGgaggtacattgaaaaaactgctatgatagaatattctcattaattatgcaaatgtactccaattttgcatgatttgcattttatcttgtacaacattgtgtaaggtacctatataccaaaaatcatgaaaatccgttgattccttcttgagttatccgcttcagaagtttttgacaaaaatgcccctgctatcccaaacctagtcgctagggggctcaaacttatgtcacttattcctgagcacaaaaGCTACCTAACAACCAAAagtcttgaccatagcatgttcagaacaccgacatagcaaaaccggaaattgtgctgcagtaccaagggaagccgctagaggacccaaaatctaatcacttctagctttcatctCACtttaccaacacaccaagtatgaaaccaatccatccagccgttcttgagttatcttgttgacagacagacagacagacagacacacacacacacacacacaaccgctactgaaaatataacctccatgacatttcatggaggtaataacaccGTAACAGGTATAAATGTAGTTACATGCAGTGCCATCTTGCGAATGTTTAACGAAGTGAAACGTACGGACAGTGTTAAACAGTTACATTCAGTGCTACCTTGCGACCGTTTTGCTATTTAAAAAGCGAAGGCTACGGACAGTTTATTACTATCACGCGTACGACCGCCTTACCTGCACACAATTACGGACAATCTTGATGGTGATGAACACAGCAGGAGTGCAAATTTGTACCTGTTATAGTCAGTAAAGAAGTCATATTGAATGAACATTTTGCGATTATCACAATATGACAAAGaatagcaaacaaaacaaaaacaacagattttctTAGTACAATAACTGCTGCATTGTCCTGCGAAATAAATATATACCCAGTTGATGACTTCCGAGTCGAATTTCCAGACTGGCACGAAGCACAAGAGAAACAGCAGGAGACTAAAAAATAAAAGTAGTATTCATTATATACAGCTACATTCAAAAACCATGTGAAGGCAATTAAAAGCCACCTTACAATGTAGGGAATTGTGGATAAGGTCAGAGGGCAGGCCCCCTTAAGAGACAGTAATATCTATGTGACAAAGAATTGTTAACTTTATAAATTTGAGGCTTCAAACTTTAACGCAAGTCCACAATACATCACACTGCACATGGGCACTCAGAACTATGAAGAGGTTTGACTTTGACTCTATTGGAATGAAGTCACTAGGAAGCTAACTAGCTGATCTTGTGGCCACATTCATATTCAGTACAAACATgaacaaaacatacatacaatcgAGGTGGTGTTCTTCATGTTCTTCTTGCTGCCGTTCTTAATTATTGTGTAATATGTGTCGTGTGAAGTAATGAAACATAACACATACAGTAGACGCTTACCTGATGACAGGGTACACGCTCAACTTGATCAACATGAACGCGTTCATGTATTTGTCTTCATTGACATCAACGAAATGATGAATCAGCTTCGACCTTCGGAAAGAACAGATGTGTTGCTGTGTGACCTTGAAACATAACTAGTACAACTTAAAAGTGCGTTGCTTACTTTAGTAAGCATTGCGACATGTATGGTGAATAAATTCAATCACGAAAGGATGACAATAAAAGCATCATTGCCATGTGACGTTTACCTTTGCCTAGAAGTAAATATAAGGAGACTCTGACCTGGCAAATAGTTGAGTCAAGTCTAGTCAAGTTTATATTCCTTTCAATAAGCTCAATGTACAGTTGATGCAAttcttgcagaaaaaaaatgacagagtTGCCAAAATTCATGCCTGAAAATGCATTTCTTTAACACATTAAAAATCATCAATGTTTCAATAAATTACGCAAGTAGACGGGCAGCCTACTTGTTTTTCATGATGATGATCCACATGACCAGGTGCCAGATGCTGGAGAACAGCACCGTGCAGGCGTTCAGCTGTACAGCGAGGGCAGCGTCACCTGCAGACACCTGACATAGTGAGGAAAGAGGAATGGAAATCAATTTAGTTGTGTGTTATCGCATTCACATCGCATCACATGCCatagcatttcatttttatcCCCCACATGCCATTATTGTCGGAAGTAGAACAAATATCTAccatcaaaataaagaaaaaaatgacatttgttattgaaaaataaaataaaacagaatgGCCTTCTGGCAtgtatttgcaaacaaacgATCAATACTAATATCattttctaaaactattctattCATTATTAATGATTGAATACGTAGTTATATATGGATACTTATGATGACGCATTTGTGCATTTACAATTTAACTTTCAAAAGGATTCCTTACTTGGATATTTACTTCCAACTTGTTGGAAGAATACTTTGAACAACGTAGTAGGtcaaaaaatgataacaataattaAGATGTAGCATATATACACTGTACCTCTTTTCCGAATTCTCCGGTAATCTTGAACACGATCGGAAGTAGTCCAGCAAACATGAGGGCCTATAGATGACAAAAATGAACTGTTTTGGTTGTCTTTCACCATCTACAGAAACTGAAAGCAAGATTTAAAATAGATCTAAAATATACACGATGTTAATTGTGCAGATTGAAAAACTGAGCTTACTGACCAACTTGTTGAaaaactccagaagggggttTTCTACGTCGATGCGCTGTAAATCGTTGAAACAATTATCAAGGTATTTAAGAGGATATAAATAAATTGCACAGCCAAGAGAGACATATTATGTCAGAAAAGACAGTCAGCATTTAGCAGAAGAAATGTTGCTTTTTATTCAGATTCCGTACGTAGAGTGGCTAGCGCATGTATAATAGCAAATGTTTGTGTTGAATAGCATTGTTTTTACTTAGTGCATTGCAATTTGTATATTTCTCTATGTACATATGCGGCTTTGTACATATCGTCTGATAGTaataacaaacaaatttctgtaCAAAAAGTACCAAACTTGCCTATCACAAcaattctacataacaaacgaGGAAAAGTGAACCTACGTAGTAAATTGAGTGGTGGAGATACCACAGCATACCTAACAGTGAAAAAAGACAATCCTAATGAGCTTTGTCTTTGAAGTAAGTCATTCATATCGAAAACTCATGATCAGACAGCAAAGGCATACCAAATTGCTGAGACAGTAAAATACTTGAAAGAATGTAAATTGTTCTATACTACATTCTATACTACATTCTGTGTACAAGATATTTCTGTTACAACAGAATCAGATAACCATTAAATTTCTCAGTCTATCACCTTTACTACTACGTATATCatttgccaaaaatgattgttaaaaacatatcatttgTTAACTCACAGATTGTGATAAAAGTGCCGGCATAAGACATGAACACGTGCTGGTCGTGTTTCAGAGCTGTGATGAGGTCACCATGCTTCGCGATGTCATCTTCCTTAGACGGGACGTTCTCCACACTGGGTAGGGGTAAAGTCAATGTTAAATATCTATTATCTCGCGTTGTCAATGATAAAACAAATATGATTTAGATTTTGTACGTATGTCTTGGAGACGTAACAGTCTTTAGGCACAGAAAAATGAGAATTAATATAGAAACTTGAGGATGGATATGTTACCAATATTGTTAAAAGTTACCATATGTCCAAGATGATAAGTGTGGCTATGATTGCATAAACACCGTCACTGTAGACTGAAAAattgaaacaacagaaaaaatgttttattagtATGCTACTTGATTTCACCAGGCTCATTACCAAAAcagaatatgtaaaaaaaaggattGGGATAAATCAGGGAATTGGGAAATTAAGATGTCATTGTCGTGCATATAATGGTTGTTATTATAATGTCTGACTCACCCCTGGTTCGGAGAGTGTCAGACGTATCCACGAGAAGGCGTGACGGCAAGAGAATTTTACATCCAGCTTCTCCGTTTCCTTAGAGAAAGGGATATTAATTGATGGGTCAATGTATGGAATTTAATAAATTAATTGAGATAATCAAGAGAGGGTAGAAGGAGGGACAGCGAGAGAGGGAAAGTcgaaagaaggaaagagaaaTCTATTAATCAACGGTTTTATTCAACACTGCTATTACTCAGGAATGTACAATTATATGAAGATGTATGATCTGCATACTGTCAtgttcttattttattttctgtaaCATGATTCTGACGACGTTGACGAAATATTTGACACACATACAACGGAAGAACAAGTCGTCCATGGTATCTATGTATTGGATTAAAAATATGATAAAGGATAACAAGTCAGAAGGATATCTAATAGTATGATTTATCTAGTATATCATGCTGTAATTTGCCTAACCTTTCCCGAAGTAGTAGAGGGATATGATGACCTGGCGCAGCAGCGGCTCCAATAGAAGCATCACCAGTAGAGCCCAGGCCTACACACAATTACAAGTAACACTTTTAACAAAAAATATTTCACACGATTCGGCTTAAAAAATTTTcgacaaaataacacaaaatacataaaaaaatctggGCTATGAAGCCACTTTCAGCGGCAGActtgctgtaatgttactgtgaCATTGTTTTGTACATCTTCGAGACAACTGTCAAATAACCTTTACATCAAGTGCAATAGCCTTAAAACATCTATATAAATGATCGAACGAAACTTATTTCTGGCAAATATTCAGTATTTTATTGTTTGCTACAACTTCAAATGTATATCATAGAGCTCACAGCCTCAATCCGGATCCACCCGATGCCGGCAGCAACCACGGCGATGACTGGCTTCCCGAGTACCATCAACATTGTTCGATAGCGTTTGgttttctgaaaagaaaaatagaatgAAACTCCAATAAATAGCTTTCCTTTTGAATCAACAATATGagcttttgaaaattcaaacgCCTGTTCAGTTGTTATTCTTCAATTGCTTAAAAAGTATGTAATGCAAAATGTAATTAAAGTTTTACAGGAGCAAACCTCCTAACTAAGTATGCACAGATAACGCCAAGTCATTCATGTTGTAGCCctttcactcgttctcattgaaatgtcgaaaatggcatttttttggtcgaaaaataaatcggctttagtTTCaatgaaaactacctggttgtttaggaaaattcctcttttaatcATAGCCAAAACattgcaacttattattttcggtcccattggtaatgcattacagggcatgtaacaaacgttaccggtaacgtttgttacaacagtagactttaccctgttttcttcgaaaggactcaccttattgactacattatttaggtataagtggacgtccctaggaacatttaaaaagtgggcagctttttttacaccaggtcaagtagaaagcttagacagcatcgaacaatggtagcgtttgttacagtcatttctgtacaacattttgttatgcaaggtgggatacaatgacagtcaacagccatttcttgtttctttagaaagccagaaaaactgtacagcgtcacaaaaacggcaatTTCTAGTCTtgtacgtggataatataaccgtggtaACCAGcgtactcatggtggtaacgtttgttaccgaatctggcgacaggcataaaccacctcacacagcctcaaagatcagtgacagtagcgatctgacgtgatcggtcagagggcctggcCAGCTAGTTTCACCTACCGAAAAATCATTCttggaactgaattgttacatttttggctaatatttgaattcttcgtttcttcccaggcgacagccattttttaggggttgaaatcccacccgttGCTATAATAATCTTTTAAGCCattaaccaatacgaatgttgttgtgcatcttgtgtaaaacattgcaggggttgtggaaaaatgaaggaaccagtgatgttgtctatagtTTGCTCCATTTCAagtcgtaaagtcaggcgacagcatttcgacatttaaatgagaacgagccctTTACGATACTTAAGTGAACATTTGATTCCCTCTGAATAACTCATAATGAAAATATCAACacgatgttttttttataatcagtACTCGCCATTTCGCCATATCTTGCTTCATCTTCTTCCAGCAGATTTGGCCTACTGTAGGCCTGCCATGCTATCCCTGCCTGTACGGACGTAGGGATATAGTTTTACAATTAAAACAGCGATACTCATGGATAATGCATGAAAAATTATATATTTAAGTGCCAGCATATATTCCTGGCGTGTCTTTGCATATGAAAGTCGCATCAGAGACTAGTGATCCGCCAAAGTGTTGTTATTTGCATATAATACCTGGTCAGAGGCCCATGACCACTAAATGGTTTATTACTATTAGGTAACAGGCCGACGTGTAATCGTAATCATCGGCGAAAAATGGCCATATGCATTATCGTTATTGCCGGATGACCAATTCAAAATTGAACAATTCAAATGGTCTTGATTGTCTTCATTAACCGATGCCTATGACGTTATGGCTGTGTAACCTGTTGAAATAGAGACTTGTGACACAGCTGGGCTAAATGAAAATTACCATGAGAGCACCGGCTATAGCAACGCTTGCACAGAACAAAACTACTGCAAGCGGTTCCGTTGGATGTTCCGCAAACATCAGGAACTAGAAAAGTAAGCAAGGAACACTTAAGTCATTTTAGTCTAGGCTAATCATTTGTTATTTGAATATCACAAGTACTTGCCGATTGCGTAGTGTAAGACATCACTTACAAGTTTCATGTCAAACATTCTTCAATACAGTCTCGTTCAAAAGAAAAAGCAGGCATTCCATTTACATATAATTGAGATGTTGCGTTTATATGTCCAGCAGGCTATTACTACTTATTACATCATTGGTTTAGTCATATCCGATGCCTAAAGTACTGTACTAATAAAAGCTATactaatgatatttagtattacAATTAAAGTttggaaataaaaagaaatcaaGCGAATACAATGCAAGTTAAATCTATCCACTGAATGATTATGGAATAATAGATGGAAAAGATGAGGCAAGCATACTGAGAACGGTAGGAAAGTCGACGCCATTAAAACTCCCTGAAAACAATAACAAGAAACACATTAAAAGTATTGTAAAACGCTGTATATATAAGGAAAAGCTGTTCTCAACACTCACTCTCAAGCTCGCCTGGTGTTATTCTATCGCTATATTTAGAAATCAgcacaaaaatacaatattactTACAACTCGCATCAATAGAAACGTTtgatatatatcacaaaatacgTTGTAAAACCATAACGTTAGTTCTCTTAGCTGCTctctatgatatgatatttatgCAATTGCTATTCGAATTCTAAGCATAATATTAAAGTAAGGCGTCACCAGATTGAGTAGTATGATTGTCTCGTTGACTTTTTCTATGTATCCGAACAATCTGCaatgtaacaaaaacaagacGTAAATGTAAGTTGTAAGTTGTAATTTTTCATACCCTTATAAAGCCCAGTACATTTATAGTGATATTGCGTGTTATATATCTTTTGGAGATAAAAGTTCTGTTAAACATAAACCAGCTGTTCAAAGCAAGTCTGATATAGGGGGGTCATCGTTATCGTTCCTTAGAATCATGAATACAGGAAGGTTTTTGTCTTCTTACGTTTTATGGGTACTCCAAGTTGAAGCCACAATCACAAACGTAGTGGCGTACACAAGAATCTTGAACCATATGGATTTCACGCCCTCCAGCAGGTCCTAGGATAGTGAATGGATTCAACGTGAAAGTTATCTGACTTAGCTCGCTGAAGAGATATTCCTCTCTTGATAGTGACGTAGAAGATAGAAGTACGTTTGCAAGTCCTGGTCTAGATATAGGAGATGCTAAAGAAAAATTGTACTACTGTTGCATGGAAACATGAATCAATATTTacctgaagtttttttttaaatgcgaACTGGAAAAATGTAATATTCATAAGCGCATATATTATGTTCGCCTTCTCGTGGTGTAGCTTGACAAATTACTGCTAGGATATTTGATTCAAAATCAGTCATGTATAATGCGACCACCTCcaccagctctgtcctgccacttgctacataatgtagaCGAAATCAGAGTGTGTCTGCTTATCAAAAAGTATCCATGGCGACAGCCGTCTGGTTTAGGTCATTGACCCTATTTGTTAAAAGGAGATGGAGAGGAGGAAAAGGAAGACAAAACTGACCTAAAACGTGTTTACTTTTGcagataaaaacataaaaccgcAGTAAAAACCCATGTATTCTCtaaattgttgtgcaatgaagttTTATACATAATGT encodes the following:
- the LOC118411467 gene encoding endosomal/lysosomal potassium channel TMEM175-like, with the protein product MARDQHISSSERLLSYSDAVFSIITTIMIVPLGGETVEEIHSSEDLLEGVKSIWFKILVYATTFVIVASTWSTHKTLFGYIEKVNETIILLNLGVLMASTFLPFSFLMFAEHPTEPLAVVLFCASVAIAGALMAGIAWQAYSRPNLLEEDEARYGEMKTKRYRTMLMVLGKPVIAVVAAGIGWIRIEAAWALLVMLLLEPLLRQVIISLYYFGKGNGEAGCKILLPSRLLVDTSDTLRTRVYSDGVYAIIATLIILDICVENVPSKEDDIAKHGDLITALKHDQHVFMSYAGTFITICMLWYLHHSIYYRIDVENPLLEFFNKLALMFAGLLPIVFKITGEFGKEVSAGDAALAVQLNACTVLFSSIWHLVMWIIIMKNKSKLIHHFVDVNEDKYMNAFMLIKLSVYPVISLLLFLLCFVPVWKFDSEVINWVQICTPAVFITIKIVRNCVQRREDKNRPSGTPAMSHLDANESNHKRNNRDRENDITAV